TTCCGAGCAGATGGAACAGTTCCTGCAGTCGAACCCCGGCCTCGCGTCGCGGTTCACGCGCACCATCGAATTCCCGAACTACAGCGTCGACGAACTCGTCACCATCACGACCGGGCTGACGCGCAAGCATTACTACGAAATGACCGACGACGCGCTGGCCGCGCTGCGCGAGTATTTCGAGCGGGTGCCGAAGAATTCGACGTTCGGCAACGGTCGCGTCGCGCGCAAGCTGTTCGAGGCGATGGTGAACAACCAGGCGTCGCGGCTGGCCTTGTATCCGCCGTCCAAAGACATCGAACTGAACCGCCTCACCGCCGACGATCTTCAGGCCGAACTGGCGCAACTGCCTTCTGCCGCGAAGTCAACGGTTTCGGTCACCGCCGATCCGGCCGCCGCGGTTTCGACCAGCACGGGCTGGAAACGGCTCAGCGGGCTGGTCGGGCAGAAATCGGTGCGAGAGAACGCCGAACGACTGCTGCTCAAACTCGGCCGCCTCACTCACGAACGGCAACCACTGGGCCACCAGGCCAATCTGGTGATCACCGGCAAACGCGGCACCGGACGGTCGGAGTACGCGAGACTGTACGCGCAAATCCTCTCCGAATTCCGCATGGCCCCGATGGGACAGCTCGTGCACCGTCACCTCGCCGAAGAACTGTCGCCGCAATGGCCCGGCCAAGCCGAACACCTCGTCCGGGCGGCAGTGGAAGACGCTTCCGGCGGCACGCTGGTCGTCGACCTGGACGGCGAATGGGACACCTCGCCGCACACTCCCGGCATCGAAGCCTTGGAAGCACTGTCCGAAATGATCGCCCGCCGTCCGGCCGACCCGGTCGTGGTGTTCACCGGAGAAAGCGACCGCGTCGGCGAATTGCTCGCCCAATTGCCCACCCTGCGCGACGCCTTCCCGTACGGCTGGCAACTCGGCGAGTACACAGTGGACGAACTGGCCGAGATCGCCGTGCGGCTGCTGGTCCGCCGCGGCCACGAGGTCCCCGACGACGTCCGCGACGCACTCGCCCACGAGCTGTCCGCCGCCGCCGACCACACCGCCTACGCCGCGCACGAACTCGCCCGCACGCTGTCGGCCGCCGCCGCGTCCCGCACCCTCGCCGCCGCCGACCTGCGCGGCATCCGCCCGCCCGACACCGGTGCCATGGCCCTCGGGCCCGGCCTGGCCTCGGTCGGCTGACCCCTCGGGAGGAGACCATGAGTTCGCACTACGAAAAGATGCTCGAGGACGCGATGGCGGCCTACCAGCATCAACGCGACCATTTCGACCAAACCCGCCAGGACGTCGAAGCCACCGCCAGCACAGTCACTTCCGCCCGCCGCGAGGTCGCCGCGACCGTCAGCCGCACCGGCGAATTGACCGAACTTTCCTTCCCCACCAGCGCTTACAAACGCATGGCCCCCGCGGAGCTGGCGTCGGTGATCGTGCAAACGATCTCCGCCGCCCGGCAGAAATCGATAGCCGCGGCCGCGGAAATGCTGGCCCCCATGCTGCCGCCGGGCATCGCCGCGCAGGACTTGATGAGCGGAAAAGTGGACGTCAACGCCCTCTTCTCGGCGCGAGTGCCGGGATTCGACGAAGGGAACCTGCCGTGACCGACCAGTTTTTCGTCGACGCCGACGGTCTAGACGGCGGCCGCGACGGTTTCGACGGCAAAAGCGCCGAACTTCGCACGCTGGCCCAGCGGGTGCAGAGCCTGGCGAACCCCGGCCGGATCCAGGACGCGGCCGGAAACGACAAGAACGGCAACGAATTCTCGAAAACGCACATCCAGTCGGCCGCGGAGATCTACGACGGGATCAACGCGTGGGCCTTGGCGGTGGAAGCGACCCGCGACGCGATCAGCGACATGGCGACGTCCTTCCGCGAGGCCGACCAGGGCGCGTACGACGGGTCGAACGCCCTGTTCAAGAACTTCACCGACCTGAACGAAAAGGTCCGCAAGGCCGATCCCGGCGACTCCTCCGACGCGCCGACCGAGGACCAGTACGCCGTCCGCGTCCGCGCGCGCATTGCGGACCACGGGACGGAACCCCTGCCCGGCGAGGAACCCCGCTTCCGGCACCTCTCGATCGGACGCCCGGTCCAGCACGAACTGGACGAGCGGGAAGGCGAGGTCACCCCGCTGGAACCGGCGAGGCTCTTCGTCCGTTCGGAAAAGCCGGTGCACGCGGCCGAGGAGACCCCCGGGACGTGGCTGGCTTCCGCGGGGCGGGCACCCGCGAAATCGATCCCCGCCGAACCGGCGATCCCCCCGGAAGAACCCCTTTCCTGATTTCCCGCCCGAGGAGGTGCCCCCGCGATGAGTCTCATGGTGGACCCCAGCCTGAACTGGGTGTTCTACATCATCGCGGGTGACGCCTGGCCGCAGGGAGACGAGGACAAAGCCCGCGAACTGGCCGCCGAATGGGATCAGGTCGCGCAGGAGATTTCCGCCGCCGGAACGGGTTTCAGCCAGCTGGCGGAACAAGTGGTCTCCAACGTGGGCGGCGAGGTGGCGACCAATTTCGCCGACTACGCCAACAAACTCAGCACCATGGGCGCCGGTTTCTCCTACCGGGCCCAGCAGCAAGCCGCCGCCCTGCGCGAGTACGCGCTGAATGTCGAAAACGCGAAATACGGCATTCTCATTTCCATCGCGGTCACCGCCGCGGACCTGATCTGGGCGATGACAAACCCGTTCACCGCCCCGCTGATCCCGGGAATCTGGGCAGCCGGGCGGACCGCGGTGATGCAGATCGAACGCTCGCTGATGTCGCGCCTGATGAGCCTGCTCTCGCGGGTCGCGCGCGAGGCCGCGCAGGAGGCCGCGGAAGAAGCGGCCGAGGAAATGCTGGCCGAGTTCATCCAGATCGCGCAAGGCAACCGGGACGGCTTCGACTGGAAGCAGATCGGCCAGAACGCGGCCTTGGGCGCCATCGGCGGAACGTTCGCCGCCGGCGCCCACAGCGGTCTGGGCAAGTGGGGCCACAACGTCTTCGGCGCGGCGGGGGTGGAAGCGGCCACCGAGGTAGTCGTAGGCCTAGCCGGCGCGGGTCTGTTCGGCGGCGACCTGGACAGCCTGGGCTGGGGCGCCCTGAACGGCGGCCTGAGCGGCGCCGCCACCCACGGCGCCCACCGCGCAGGACAAAACCTGCACAACAAACTCACCGGCGGCGGTGCTGACGGTGGCAGCGGAGGGAAGGGCCCGAACGATCCGGGCGGCAAGGGAGGGACCGGGAATATCAAGGTAGACCCGGTCAACGGGCCGAATGCCCCCGGCGGGTCTGGCGGGTCTGGCGGGTCTGGCGGGTCTGGCGGTACTCGCGGTTCCGGCCCTGGTGATTCGAACGGCTCCGGCAACTCTGGTCACAGCGGCAACAGTGCCGGTGGTTCCGGCCCCAACGGCAACGGCTCCAGCGGCTCCAGCAACTCTGGTCACAACGGCAACAGTGCCGGTGGCTCCAACGGTTCCGGCTCTAGCGGCAACAGCTCCAACGGCCCCGCCAACGCTGGCCCCAACGGCAACGGCTCTGGCAACAACGCCCCGCACGGCGACGGCCAGAACAACGCCCCCTCGCCAGGCCACAACCAGGGTCCGACGAACGACCCCACCGGCGGCTCGGCGAGCAGTTCGAACTCCGTCGGCGGCCCGAGCAACTCGACGAACGGCGGCACCGGAAGCAACTCCCACTCGACGAACGGAAATGCGACAACCGGAAACCCGAACTCCGCTACCAACTCGACGTCCACGAGCGGCTCCGCAAGCAACCCGCCCCCCACAGGAAGCCCGAACTCCAACCCGAACGCGGCCAACAACTCCAACTCCCCCGGCCCCAACTCCACGAACAACCCGGCTTCCCCGAGCGGTCCCAACTCGGCGAACCACCCCAACCCCGCGGACAGCTCAGGCTCGGCAACGCCGTCCAACTCCGCGAACACACCCAGCGGCAACTCCCACCCCGTCACGAGCAACACCCCCACGAACGACTCGGAAGGCAATCTCGTTCAAGGCGCGCCCGGCAGCACGCCTCCCCACGGCGAAAACCACAACGGGACCTACCTGTCCGGCAGCCAGAACTCCACGAACAGCACCGGCCCCGCCGCAACTGCCGGAAACCAGAGCACCAACCCGAACTCGAACCCGGGCACGAGCGCCACCCCGCCGTCCGGCACGACCACTCACCCGGAATCCACCCCCGCCAACCAAGGCGGGAACGGGACCGACCACGACGCCACCCCGCCCGCGTCCGCACCAGACCCGGGCGAGACCGGCGACCCCGCTTCACCGCCGTCCACGCCCGACTCGGTCAAGACCGGAAACCCCGCCCCGCCCCCGTCCACACCCGACTCGGTCAACGCCGAAAACCCCACTCCACCGCCGTCCACACCGGACTCAGTCAAGACCGACAACCCCGCCCCACCGCCGTCCACACCGGACTCAGTCAAGACCGGCAACCCCGCCCCGCCCCCGTCCGCGCCCGACGCGGTCAAAACCGGCAACCCGGCCCCATCCGCACCGGACTCGGTCAAGGCTGGAAATCCTGCCCCGCCGCCGTCCGCGCACGATTCCGTCGGGTCTCGAGACGCGACCCCACCCCTCTCGCGACCGGACTCCGGCACGACCGGAAACCCACCGGCCAATCCCGACCTCACCAGCACGAACGGCCGTCCCTCACTGGTCGGCCACCCCGTCTCGCCACCCACGCCCCAGCACGACACCGGTCTCCCCGGCTTCGGCGGTCACCAGAACGCGGCACCGCACCCCGCCACGGACCCTGTCCCGGTGAACGGCCCCGCAAACCCAGTTGCTCACTCCAACCCCGAGACCGCCCCCAGCCCCTCCGGCCACGCCACCCCGGGCCCCGCGACCAACGCTTCGCCGAACCCGTCGCTCAGCCCGAACGTCACCCCGTCTCCGAACCCGTCCACTGACCGCGCCTCCGGGGTAAACCCCTCCCCAGACTCCGTCCGCACCCCTGGCCCCACCACCGGCCCCAATTCCCCCGCCTCCACCGACCCGAAGCCGGTACCTCCGCCGACGTCAACCAGCGTCAAAGGCATCGACTCGACCCCGAGCCCCGCCCCGAAGACCACCGTCGACGGCCCGTCCCCCGCCACCCCAGGCCCGAGCCCCGCCCAGACCGCGGTGCCCCATCCCGGCTCGACGACCGGCAGTCCGACCCCGACTGCCGATCCGACCCCGGGCACCCACCCGAATCCGGTGAGCACCCCCGACTCGGACACCAAACCCGGCCCGAACCCGGCCGTTGCTCCGGATCTGGCCTCCAAATCCGGCCCGAGCACCCAGCCCAACCCGGAGTCGGTCGTCAAGCCCGCTTCACCGCCGGAGTCAGCCACCCACCCGACCCCAACACCGAACCCAGTCGCGCACTCGTCCTCGGCAGCCGAGCTCACCCCAACGCCCAGGTCTGCGAGCACCCCGAGCCCGGCTGCCAAGTCCGCCACCCCAACTCCGGACACCAGGCCCACACCAACGCCCAGCCCCGCCACCAACCCGAACCCAGCTGTCAAACCCGCCCCGACACCGAACCCAGTCACCAACCCGAACCCGGACACCACACCACCGCCGAAGCCGAACACGGATCCGGCCAGCCCGAAGCCCGCCGCCGAGCCGACTTCGGGCAGTCCCACCCCTCAGTTGCCCAAGAACGGATCAGCGCCGTCCCCGGCCAAGCCGATCGGCACCGAGCCCACCCCCGCCCCGCGCTCCCGCGACGACGCTGTTTCGCACCGGGACAACCCGACCGACGCGTCGAGGAAATCCGTCCCAGCGGCGAACCGCCAGAGCAGCACGCCCGCGGCCGCCGCCGCGAAGCCCGGGAAACCAACCACCGTAGCGAATCCCCCGCAGCGTGACGCCCACGCCCCGGTGCCCGACAAGCCGGTTTCCGGCCCCGACTCCTCGGGCCGCAACCTGCACACTCCCGTCGCAGCCCCCAAGAAGCCAGCTGCCGCAGCGAACCCACAGAGCGGCAAACCCCCCGCTCCCGAAAAGCCGAACCCGCAGAGCGACAACCCCATCGCCGCACCCAAAAAGCCAGCTACCCCAGCGAACCCGCAGAGCAGCAACCTCCACACCCCCATCGCGGCGCCCAAGAAGCCAGCCGCCCCGGCAAAGCCCCAAAGCAGCCTCCACACCCCAGTCGCGGCACCGAAAAAGCCCGCCACCGGGCCTGGACCGAACGTCGGCAAGCAGCCGCCCGTCACCGGCGGCAAGGGGGACTTCGCTCAGCACCTCAAGAACTTCAAAGTCACCGTCGTGCACGAAACCGGGATCATCGGCGACCTCGGCACCCGCAACGAAGGCAATCACGACAGCATTGGCGTAGTAGCCACCGTCGCCGCGACTCCGAACGACGATCTCCAAGCCATCGCGGAAAAGTACGCGACCGGGTTCACCGGCAACTCCGCCGACGGACGGTTCGCCCTCGTCATCGGGCTCAACGGAACACCGGGCACAGAACAAGCCATCACGCAGAAAATCCAGCACTTCCAGAATACCTGGAACAACCGCTTCCCGGTAGCGGTAATCGGGTTCACCTGGAAACACCCGAGCAACCCCGTCATCGACCAGAAGACCATCCCGTACGGCGGGATCCGCGAAACGATCGTCCGGAATCCGGTCACCGAGAAGCTCACGGAGCAGATCCGCGACAACGGCGGCGACAACGAGGTCTACCTGCACACGGGGGACGCCGACGTCCATTCGCTCGACACCCCCAGCGGGCCGCTGTTCGACGCGGTCAACACCGCGGTCCGGCAGAATCCCGAAGGTCCGCCGGAGGTGGTCAGCGGCGGTTACCAGGTCCGGCCCGGGGACGGGGACCTCGCGAACCGCGCCGCGCAACTGGATCTTGATGTTCGACAGGCATTGGCTGGGGTCGATTCCCGGGCGGTTTATTTTCCGGAGCCGAACACGTTCATCCGGATGCAGGGCAACAAGCTCGAAAACGACGCGACGTTCGGCACCAAGAACCCGAACACGGGCCACTTCGATTATGGGGCGAAGGAAGGCCAGGGGCTGGTCGATTCGGTCCTGTCGCAACGCAACCCGAGCTGGCAATACAGCGACCACCCGGCGGCCATCGCGAAATTCTCGTCCGAGCTCGCCATTCAGACCGACGGATCGCGCATCGCGGGCAAACTCGGCACCGATCCGAACGGCATCACCGCGCTGACGCAGAGTCACGCCAACGAAACGACCTGGTCCGACCAGATCGGCCATTATCTCGGAAATCACACGACTCTCGACCCGAATCTGGCGAAGATCGCCGCGAAAGCCGCGTTCGACGGGATCACGCCGGGCGGGCCAATGCCGAAACGGCCGGAGGTGTTTTCCGAGGTTGTCGCGAATTTGCCCAAGAACGAGCGGACTTCGCTGGTCAAGGGCATGAAGGAGAACGTCGACGACGGCAAGAAGCTCGCCGATCTGACACTCGCCACCCGGCAAGCGCTGGTCGACAACCTCAGCGGCAACCGTCCCGCGACTAGCCACACTCCGGCCGCTGCGCCGAAGAACGCGGCACCGGCGAATCCGCAGCCAAAACCGGAGAAGAGCCTCCCGGGGCCGAATGAATGGCACGGGCGTCGCGACACTGCACCGGTCACGCGCTTTTCCTCGGAGCGGTTCGACCCGATCAAGAAGATCGCCGAGCAGTTCACCGGCAACCGCGCGGGACTCAAGGGCGGGCAGCTCGCCGGCGCGATGGCGCACATCCGCTTCGACGTGCGCCGGTTCGAGATCGCGCCCGGCCAGTGGGTGCGCGAGCACACCATTCCGATCGACCTGACCTCGCACTCCGGCTCGGTCTCGCCCGCGCAGCGGGAACAGTTCGTCCAGAACCTGCAGGCCCACCTCGACGACTGGGTCAACCAGTCCTCCCGGCTGCCCGGCGGCGACCAGCTGCACGTCCGCCTCGACGTCCGCGTCGCCGACGACCTCCACCCCGACGACACCGGCTGGCAGGCCGACCCCGGCCGCCGGGTCCCGGTGAACCTGCACGAATCCACTGTGGACCCGGACACTCCGGACACGAACCAGCTCAACTGGGACGTCCACGACTCGCCTTTCGGCGTCACGCACGAGCTGATGCACTTCCTCGGCCTCGGCGACGGCTACCGCAACGACGAAATGCTCTTCAACCGCGACGACCAGCCCGGCGTGACGGGCCCGGACGCCTGGCACGATTCGCGGCTCAACCAGGGCAATCTCGCCCAGATCGAGCAGGTCTCGAACACCGCGAACATCCGCGACCACCACCTCGGCGACTCCCCCGCGCCGACCCCGCCACCGCGCCTCGACAACCCCCGCCCCGAGCCGGGGCCGGACAGCAAGCCGAACCTGCACACTCCGATCAAGGCCCCGCAGGACGCGAAGCAGCCCGGCAGCAGCCAGGACGCCCACGTCGAGCCCGGGCCAGACACCAAGCCAACCCCGCACAACCCCACCACAGGCGCGCAGGACCCCAAGCAGCCCGGCAGCACCCAAGACGCCCACGTCCAGTCCGAGCCAAGCACCAAGCCAAACCCGCACACCCCAACCACAACCTCGCAGGGCGCCAAGCAGCCCGGCTCCAGTCAGACATCTCACCAAAGCCCCAGGCACGAACACGACGGCGAACCGACCCCGCAAGCCCCCACCAGGTCCCAGCAGGACGCCGTCCTCGTAGCGGACGAGCAAACCGACAAGGAACCCGAAGAAGCACCCGACACCCGCCCCCTCGCCGACCGCCTGCCGGAGTTCGTCCGCAACGGCACCGCGCTCGGCTCCGTGGTCCCGGTCGACGTGCGCGGGGCCAAGGACGTCGGCACGAGCATCGAAAACCTCATCCACCGCCTCAACCCGAAGCAGCAGAACCCGCCCCGGACGCACGGCATCGACGCGATCACCGATTCCCTGTCCGGCCCCGAGTTCGAATCCTTCCTGGGCGACGGCCGCAAGCAGATGGTGCGCGCCGGCGAGAAGTGGTACGAGGTGCACGTCACCGCGGAACCCGACTTCGGGGCGGTCACCGCCGACCAGATCGCCAAACTCCCGCAGCCGACCATCGGCGACGTCAAGAACGAGGTCAAAACCACCCACGCCAGCCCGAACACCGACACCACCGCGAAGGTCGTCGGCAGCTCGTACTTCGCCCTCTTCCCGGCCGGTCCGTACGCGTCCGTCGGCGGCACCGCGCAACTCGCCAGCCCCTCTGCGGAGCACACCGGCACCACGACCGGCACCGAGCAGCGCGTGATCCGCACGGCGGGCGACATGCAGCGGGCCGATGCTCCGGTGACCTACCGGATCACGGTGCGCAACGAAACCGGCGGACTGGTCGGTTCCACTGTGGACGGCCAAGTCGGACTGGTTCTCTCCACCGACCTCGCCAACCTCAAGCAGGAAAAGACGGTCGGCGCCGAAAAACCGAAACCGGACTGGGCAAAGAAGATCGAATTCCTCTCCCCCGAGGCGGTCGACTTCGACGAGAACGCGCTCTTCGACCAGGTAAGCAAAAAACTCCATCCGTCGGTGACGAAATTCGGTGCCCCGGGCCGCACCGCACTGCGGGAATTCCTCAGTCGCGGCGGCGTCCGCAGCATGCTCGGCAGCGCGATGCAGGGCAGTCCGGCCGTATCGAACGACCTGCTCAGCCCGCACGGAGCCCACCGGGACGCGGTACAACTCTCGGCACGGCCGACCAAGGTCGAATACCTCGGCACGATCCCCGGAGACAGCGAACTGCGGTTCAACGACTCCTCGGTGAACGGCGGAAGCACCACCGTTTCGTCCAAATACGGCGGCGAGGTAAATGCGATCTTCGGCGGCGGATCCTATGTGCCCGGCGCGGTCGGCGGCGTCGGCGGGGTCAGCGGCAGCTATTCCCGGAAGGTCAACCAACAGTCCACAAGCGGCACCAGCTTCACCAACAAGTCCACAGTGAACGCGAAGGGCGACATCGGGCTGTACAAGGTGACCGTCGACCTCCAGGTCACCACCTCGAACGGGGAAACGACCAACGTCCAGGCCACTTCGTACACGCGCATGGGCCTGCCCGAGGCGAAGGCCCAGGGACTCCCGGTTCCGAAAAACACTCCGGCAAAGTTCAAGGACGTCGGCGCGCGCTACGAACCGCCGTATCTCGCTGCGGCCATGGCGGCCGGTACGGCCCGGCCCGGATCGTTCGAACCGGCGACCCGGGTCCAGCCACAGATCGAGAACGCGTTGCGGAACCTGCCGGGCGCGGACACATTCCTGCCCCGCTGGGACAAATTCCAAAGCGACGACCACGGTTCCAGCCGGGACATCGCCGAGCAGTTCGCGAACCTGCGGAAGATCACGTCCACGTTCTCGGTCGCCTCGCTTCGGGGCAAAATGGACAGTCTGTTCACCCAAGGCGTTTCAGCGCAACTGAAGCGGCGAGGACTGTTCACCGACGAGTACCTCAACGTCACGGTGAAAGCGAAGCCCGGTCCTGGTCGGCACCTCGGTCAAGCAGACGGCCGCTCCGTCAAGAACAGCAACGAAACCAGCCCCTCGCTCACCAGCGCGACCACCACCGAACGAGGCTGGACGGTCGGCGTCGAAGGCCGCGTGATCGTTCCGGCCGCCACCGCGGTCGCGAACCTCGGCATCAGCCCGACCGTCAACCCGCTGCAGTACTCGGACAACCGGACCTGGAAAAACTCCGGCGGCCCGACGGTCACGACGACGACCGGAAAGGGCGGACGCCCGGATTCGCAGGTCTTCGAGCACGACGTCGAATTCGAGGTCGAGATCACCAGCTACACCCGCCACCGGCCGTGGGTGCGGCGGCTGACGCCCGGATCGCCGTTCCGGGTCACGCCGAAGGTGTCCACAGTGGCCAAAACCGGCGACCCCGGCCTGCCGAAAATCAGCGGCAAAGTCGACTTGTGGCTCAACGACGGGGCCGCGCTCACTAAGGATCCGACCGAATTCACGCCGGGCAAGCCGGGCGTCGTCGCGATGGCGCCGAACGACACCCCGAGCATCGACGACCTGCTGACCCAGCAGCAGAACCAGCCGACGCCGAAGTTCCTGCACGTGGAAGCGTTTGCCAACACCGAGGCTCTGCGGGACGAGGCGCTGCGCCAGCTTCAGCGCGCGGCTGGCGGCGATGCCGTGCTCGGCCTGCCGGGCAGCGAAGCGCGCGCCCGCGTGGACCGGATGTTCTCGCCGGAGAACTTCCG
The nucleotide sequence above comes from Amycolatopsis sp. AA4. Encoded proteins:
- a CDS encoding YbaB/EbfC family nucleoid-associated protein, whose amino-acid sequence is MSSHYEKMLEDAMAAYQHQRDHFDQTRQDVEATASTVTSARREVAATVSRTGELTELSFPTSAYKRMAPAELASVIVQTISAARQKSIAAAAEMLAPMLPPGIAAQDLMSGKVDVNALFSARVPGFDEGNLP